From Pieris rapae chromosome 15, ilPieRapa1.1, whole genome shotgun sequence:
tatttgatttattaatgtttagtaaagaaaatattttgactgaatatttaaatatttgacattaatatttgatttattaatgtttagtaaagaaaatattttgactgaatatttaaatatttgacattaatatttgatttattaatgtttagtaaaaaaaatatttgtaattattaaaaattttcagaTCACTCGTGCCGATGTTGAAGTTCAGCCTTATGcatttacaacaaaaagtCTTTATGTTGGTCACACTGACTACAAGTACTTGCGTTGGCAGGTATGTTATCACTGTTGGGTATTTAAACTGTCAGAACTgtaaaacaatgatttttaattatgtatcaGGTGATAGACACACCTGGTATTTTGGATCATCCGCTGGAGGAGCGCAACGTTATCGAAATGCAGGCCGTCACTGCTCTTGCGCACTTGAGAGCCGCTGTTCTCTACTTCATAGATCCTTCGGAGCAGTGTGGACACAGTATTGAAGAACAAGTGAGTGACTAAAACATTATGTATGTTGTGTGTGTGGCCACATTGAAGCTGAGGTCAATGTGATATTGGTGCTCAGTCAATATTGGCCGACATTAATATCTGTCAAATGGTCGCAGAGTATGTCTGTACGTATTGTGCATTACCCGTGACAAGAAACACtgcaactaaaatattataaacaaacaattggCTCTACACAagtttaggtctaggcctcagaatttctgtatctgtttcatgttcATTTGTCAATGTTATAAGCAAGTAGGTTATCAGCTCATTGGGCggagccggtttcctcacgatcgAGCGAATGTTTCATATAATGAAGCTCCATCGGTACAGCCGGGGATCCAACATATGACCTCGGGAAATGGGGGATGAAATTTGCCAAACAAAATTTTgatgttatttgtataaagtGTGTTTCACCTTAGATATCGCTCTTCGAGAGTATAAAGCCGCTGTTCAGCAACAAGCCACTTATTGTGGTCCTCAATAAGATGGACGTCGTGAAGCCCGAGGAGTTGCCGGAGCAGAAGAGATCTCTCATTGAAGAGCTCGAAGCTAATTGTGCTAAAGGAAATATTGTCAAGTgagtattatttcttttactcCATACAAACAGGACGAGTGATCCTTTtcgaatataattaattattgtttgaaataaaatttccctAAGTTTAGAGTTATATAAGAATGTCGGTTCCTCTCGATTAGCGCCGACGGTAACTCGGAGCTTCGCACGGTGCCCGTGATGAGGACGTCCACCCTCACGGAGGAAGGGGTTCAGGAGGTCAAGATCGAGGCCTGCGAGAGGCTCCTGGGCCACAGGGTCACCGAGAAGATGAGGACAAAGAAGGTATATGGCAGAATAATCTTTGAATGTCATTTTCGGAACGATTCTTACTTATAAAGAGCAATGTTCGTCTGCAGGTGGATGGCATCTTGAATCGATTGCACGTGGCGGTTCCGTCGCCTCGGGACAACAAGGTCCGTCCGCCCGTGATCCCGCCTCAAGTGTTGGCCAAGAGGGAAAAGATGGAGAAGGAGAACAGGAAGAGGAAGCTCGAGAGGGAGATCGAGATCGAGGAGGGCGACGATTATGTTCTCGGTGAGGCTCGTCGACCGCTCACGGGCCAAGTGATGAGGTCGGAGTCGATTTGAACGAGTGGATTTTGTTTTCCAGATCTACAGAAGAACTACTCGGAGATAGCCGAGGAGGAGCGTCACGACGCCATCCCGGAGTTCTGGGAGGGACACAACATCGCGGACTACATCGATCCAGAAATATTTGAGGTACTCTTTCGCATTCtagacaaaataattatggCGAAACGTGGCCGGTAGTTTTGTGctggaaattaaattttgttgatttgttttagaaaTTGGCCGAGTTGGAGAAGGAAGAAGAGTTGCGCGAAGCGGGAGGAATGTACGCCGTGCCCAAGATCGAGCTGGACGAGACCATGAAGGAAATACGGGACCTGGCCCGCCAGATACGGTCGGTTGCCTTCGAGCTTCGAGATATTTTTACCTTAACTTTGTCGTGCTGCGGTTGCAAGATAAATATGCGCCTCTTCAGATAGGTATTTAGAAATCTAATTCCAGCCGTTTTGCTTTACAGCAACAAGAAGGCGATCTTAAAGGACGAGTCTCGCCTGGTGAAGCAGTCCACGAAGCCAGTGATGCCGAGGACCAGTCGCGCCAGGGACAGGGACCGGTCCACCAACAAGCTAAGGCAGCAGATGGAAGGCTTGGGTGAGTTTCGGAGACTTTCTTtgcattttgtttaattatcgAATTCTTCGTACCTAAAGTGTTCTCTTTTTCTCTCttctatttacttattttatgcaaaaattACAGGCGTGGACATGTCGGAGAGCAAGGAGGCCCACTTCACCAGGTCCCGCTCCCGCTCTCGTTCCATGTCAGCTCCGGCGAAGCGAGCTCGTCTCGAGTCCCAACCCCGCACGAGGTCCGTCTCGAGGCCGGCCAGAGACGAGCAGGGCGTCAAGGACGTCGCCGTAAGAGCCACATTCAACTCATCACGACGACTGCGTCGAATTAGACCTTcacaaaattatatctttCTCTCTCTCCGCAGATGCAAAAGCGCGCGAAGAAAATGGCTCACATCGCGATTTCGAAGAAAACCAAGAAAATGGGTCTCAAGGGAGAGGCCGACAGGTTCATCGGCACCAAGATGCCCAAACACTTGTTTTCAGGCAAAAGAGGAGTCGGCAAGACGGACAGGCGATAGGCTCATTCATTTCGCCGGATTGTTATTCCACTTATTTACGGATATCTTACATTCGGAAGTTCATACGACAAAGCTACATAATATgtctaatgttttaataaaaaaatgtggaaCATTTAATTGTCTCTTTTCAACCCTAAACCTAACATTAACATACCGTTTTACCAAGAACTATGCTATAAGGTACATTAAGACGAGCATAATTATATCGTAGTGAGTCGTTTCCTATCTGAAATTTAAGTCAAGATAATGAGaaaattttctgttttattgtCCCtttagctatatatatatcgcaCACCCAGATCAATACTGCACTAAGTCAAAAAATCCTCGAATcgacttatttatatagttaaatagGCATTTTTTTCCCGCACATACCACAAAGACAGCCATATCTTTATTTGCTAAAACAGCCAACAGATGTCGTGCTAAGTCTCTTTTGGTGAATGAATAACTGCCTAGTCGAACCGCGAATAAGAATCTAATTCCAGTTGCGACTTGTTCGTTTACAGAAGCAGCATATAGTGACGTTACGTAACagtgaattattttgtaatggtTAAGTATTGTTGAATGAAGTAGAAAATTACTccgaattatttagatttaatgcAGTGTTGGTGAATTTCCTGCTTCTGCTGTTATCAtagtatttctaaataatactGTATTGGTGACGAgggtatgttatatttttttaattattcaaaaatagtacagtgttgtttgataaagctgaaaattagttaaataatgcaCTATTGATGGTAAAcctaaataatgttataatttctgGAAATAgagcaatatattatttttttatactcaGAATTACTACTTATTATCTAAACTAAAAGAATACTTTTGAAAATtggttttagaatttatttttaagaagatttaacatattttttgagaTAATGCAGTATTAGTGaatgaaattgaatattttatgttatttggcAGATGATGAAGGGTCGGGGTCTATTGTTGCTTGAAAATACCTTGGAAGCAACGGCAATCGAGGCTGCGTCAACCACTTcacaaagaaaaatagaaatttgtgttgaaaatgaagaaaaaatCAGACTGCAGCTCATCGTCATCAAGCTCTAGCAGCTCAAAGTGCTCATCTGACAATGAATCCAATAGACCAGGCCCATCGGCAGAAGATACCCGAAACCGAAGCGAAGCGGGGTGCAAGTGAGATCGGGAGTTGTGTCCTTGCATACATTGAGTTGATACTTGCAAAAAAGGATCCTATAATGATGTGATGTCATATTCTATAGCGACAATTGCTTTCggcaacaaaaaaacaaatacttactATCTTTCTATGCTTACGCAGTTAACAACATGCTTAGAGTTAATTCCATAAcacataaattttttatccGCGAACATTCTCAAAACGAAGGGGACAACGTCCACAGTGTAATAGAAAAACAGATTAAAAGATACTTAAAATCTGTTCCTATTTATTGCCCACAGCAATATGCTACTTTAATTCGTACTGCGAAGAAAGCAGGAGAGCCGTATCATGTAAAAGAACTTTTACACAATAACTTTTATGACCTGAAAGCCCTTCAGGAATCTTGgggcaataattttaatgtggaTGAGGACAATAACCAAGTCAAGTGGATTAACATTAAGCAACTTCGCGTTGAAAAGCAATATCCTCTGAgtttcttctataaaaaatcgtaCAGTGAGActaattttaagaaagttgGTGTTCGAAGGCGCTACAAAGATCAAAACACACATCTCCACAATATCTTAAAGCATATACAGAAAAACAACCTCTGGCTGAAAACAAAAAGAGAGATATAATGGaactaattgaaaaatatattttttaatacagttgctcaaaaagtggcatattgcagggaggtatagcgttcggaaagtgggctattacacactcgtgctttttctttgccattcccgcactcgtgcgttttctttgccaactgtcaaaacaatgtgtattaaaaagataaaaccaaccacgaaggttttattcaagagattcatagaagtttttatgatatatgatttctaaatattataataattgtattcaataagttcggttaggtttcttttcatttcatatcaattaaaaaaatattaaaaagaattttttaataaatgcaaatacgtatttttaataagtttactaataattggattcaataagttaggttaggtttattttatttcatatcaataaaaaaaatattaaaaagaaaaaactaaccatgaagtttttactaaaaaaaatcacagaagtttttatgattcatgcaaatattttaaaaagaagctactatttgtttcaatatcagatttaatgattgaaCTCACAGAGttatatttggttttctttcaataaaaatagtctactgaagaattggctgtatgggccaagttccctttgcctacccagaatgggtgaagaaaagaaaaaacaagctttgctcatattctttgcggtt
This genomic window contains:
- the LOC110995927 gene encoding nucleolar GTP-binding protein 1, with product MSLYNFKKIAVVPTAKDFIDIILSKTQRKTPTVVHKHYKITRIRAFYMRKVKFTQQNFHDRLSRIIQEFPKLDDVHPFYADLMNVLYDKDHYKLGLGQLNTARHLIDNVAKDYVRLLKFGDSLYRCKQLKRAALGRMATIMKRQSANLTYLEQVRQHLSRLPSIDPYTRTIIICGFPNVGKSSFINKITRADVEVQPYAFTTKSLYVGHTDYKYLRWQVIDTPGILDHPLEERNVIEMQAVTALAHLRAAVLYFIDPSEQCGHSIEEQISLFESIKPLFSNKPLIVVLNKMDVVKPEELPEQKRSLIEELEANCAKGNIVNADGNSELRTVPVMRTSTLTEEGVQEVKIEACERLLGHRVTEKMRTKKVDGILNRLHVAVPSPRDNKVRPPVIPPQVLAKREKMEKENRKRKLEREIEIEEGDDYVLDLQKNYSEIAEEERHDAIPEFWEGHNIADYIDPEIFEKLAELEKEEELREAGGMYAVPKIELDETMKEIRDLARQIRNKKAILKDESRLVKQSTKPVMPRTSRARDRDRSTNKLRQQMEGLGVDMSESKEAHFTRSRSRSRSMSAPAKRARLESQPRTRSVSRPARDEQGVKDVAMQKRAKKMAHIAISKKTKKMGLKGEADRFIGTKMPKHLFSGKRGVGKTDRR